The following DNA comes from Eleginops maclovinus isolate JMC-PN-2008 ecotype Puerto Natales chromosome 8, JC_Emac_rtc_rv5, whole genome shotgun sequence.
aatgtataaaataatacatctaaATCTACAGGAACATTGCAGAAACACACTCCAGCATGGGCCTCTCTTCATTCACTTTAAGTGGAGTTTATTGTATTATAAAAGTTTGGTATAAATCTATAATGTACTAAATagtttaaagtatattttggaATTAAATAGTTCAATTGTAAGTCTTTGTTTTGCCGAGCATTGTTTGTATTGGCATTGAATGTTCTCAGATCATGGCACCACCAGACACTAAAGCAAAGtccttgtatgtgtaatgtACCGCCAATACATCTGATTGTGATTTAAGGTGAAGACAGAGCCTTTGGAAATGTCTAAATCatccaataaaaaaatcacTTGGTTGCTCTTCCAAACGGTTGCTTTGCTGTTtcttgatgtattttttatgcTGCTTATAATGCgattaatgctcttaatgtgaAGCCCTTATCCACTTAACGTTTTGAAAACTATTTATTGGTAAAAGCATCTTTATTTATAACTGTAATGAATTGTTTGTTGTGGTAAAATCGGGTCAGACTGAAGTGAAGATTGACAAGATTCATTATTGAAGTTTATTCAAGAATtcgttgtatttttttttttgcagccacACTGTGGCATTacaaaatcaaaaaagaaagaaagaaaaaggttcCCTATTCAAAGCTTTGTGATGGTATATTTGGATAATTGCTTTTTGGATGTGGCTGCCGCTGTGGGCCGGGAAGCTGACCTCAGAGCAGAGGAATGTCTCCCCTGCAGACCCTGCGGACTGTGGGCGGATCTCAACGCTGTTACACTCACTGGTGCTGATGAACCGCAGAAACCACCTGAAGGAGGGAAGAGAAACACGTTTAAACGGATTATCGACATTTCATATTTCCCCTCCTGTTTTTGTGGCTTCATTTTCTCAGCAGCAACATGTTTTCAATGTGTCCAAAAACGTTGCTGTTGCTTCTAGTGTGTGCTGCCTCGGCTGCAGCCAATAACGGTAAGGAGAATTTACGTcactttttaatgaattcaaaaGCAACGTATTTAATAGGACTGATTTAATATTTGACTACAAATGATGTAGGCTAGATGTCACTTTGTACAGCAGTACATGTTGGTATAAAGTGTATGATTCACTATGATTTACTGGAAATAATACGGGAGTGTTTAAAAAATAGTGTACTAAATTAACTGGTAACATGTTTCAGTAATTGTTTAAGTGGTATCAAGTATTAACCTGTCTTTGGTTTCAACTAATCACATACATCAGAATAATTTTCAATTAAACCTCTTTGGGTTTTTTACATTTGggcaaacaaaacaaggcattcgATGACGTCACCTTGGAAACTTTGGAAATTCAGGGATGAAAATAACGCTTGAATCTTAAGTTTCAATTGATTTGTCgatttttataaaatgtccaaataaCTGTGAAAAAACGCCATCAGTTCTTCGCAGACCCTAAGGGGAGGtcttcaaatgttgttgtttttcaaccAACTCCTCACAACCCAAAATATGATTTCATTATCCATAGAGCTGCTGATGATATTCCAAATTCATAATTTATCCTACAATCAAGCATCATTTCCCAAGATGACACACTCAAATTGGTTGCTTTGTGATATTCAGATAAGATATTCATTTGAATATACCAAAAGACAAAATACTGGAAACATTGCCATTTTGTTctgaaaagtatttaaacaaCTACTTTTATAATGTAACACATAAAAACGACCAGTTAATACCCTTAATAAACCATCACttgaatacatttctttctctctccagtcAGTAAATTAGTGAGGACCTTCTCCGCCTTCCCTTCAGCCACAGATGAACCGATAGAGATGGATGACTATGATACAGGTGTTGATATCAAAATCAATGGATCTCGAAGAGTTCAGATATGTTATGTCCCCGCCTCCAGAGGGCTGGAAATCTCAGAGGAGGCGCTGGCGTTTCTAACGGGCCACGTGTCCACCATCCTCATCCCGTCCTTCTACACGCTGGTCTGCCTCATCAGCGTTCCCATCAACATCTGTGCGGTGCTGGCCTTTGCTCGGAGGATCCGGCCTAAGAAACCAGCCGCCATCTACATGCTGAACCTTGCCTGTGCTGACTTGCTCTTCGCTGTGCTGCTCCCCTTCAAGATCTCCTACCACTTTGGTGGCAACAACTGGATATTTGGCGCGCTGATGTGCCGTGTGGTCACTGCAGCTTTTTACTGGAACATGTATTGCTCTGTTCTCCTCATAGCTTGCATCAGCGTGGACCGGCTGCTCGCTGTAGTCTATCCCATTGACTCCCTGTCTTGGAGAAGGCCGAGGAACGCAAACTTAGCCTGTGTATGCATGTGGATACTGTCCCTGGCTGGATCTGTGCCACTCGTCCTCTCCAACCAGACCGTTCATGTCAGAGAGTTGGACATCACAACCTGCCATGATGTCCAACCCGTGACTGAGCTTATCTGGAACTACAAGATCTACTTCATCACCCTCTGCTgcgtcctcttcttcctgcctCTTCTCATCACTGTGGTGTCCTACGCTCGGGTGATCTGGTCACTGAGCAGAGTCCCACGTGGGGTACCAGGACGCTCACGCAGAAGATCAAGAGCAGTGGTGATGGCTTTAACCGTGCTGGTGATGTTTGTGCTGTGCTTCACCCCCACAAACTGTCTTTTGTTGGCACACTACCTGCAGTTTCACGAGGGTGTCGATAAAAGCCAGGAGGCCCCCGATGGCTCCTACGCAGTCTATCTGGTGTTTATGTGTCTGGGGAGTCTCAACTGCCTCCTGGATCCTATGGTCTACTACTTTGGATCGTCCCAATGCCAGCGACAACTATCCAGCGCGCTGAGGTGTCAGAAGCTCACAGAGGTCTGTAGCAGCAGTAAGTCTTCATCCAATTCTTGCAGATCCAGCTCCGGGACAATTCTCAAATCCAGCCATGAAGACAGCTCCAAAATAAGCACTCAGAGCACAAAAATGGACTCTTTCCAAGCAAACCTCCACAGCCAATACAAGAAGCTGCTCGTCTGATGGACTCACATCGAGCAGACTTCTTAAAGTGACTTAACTGACTCCtatttaaaacagtattttattatgaaGTCCAAGTATTGGCATACAAATAGCAAGAGTTAATCTGGAGGGTTTACTGTATGTAGTCTTATTAAAAAGGAAGAGAATTTAACCTCATGCCAACAGAAATGACTTAAAGTCTTGGTTTCATAACAACAAATGTGCAATGACGTGTGCCTTTTGAACGGAGTAGCCtcagaaaaggaaagaagttCCGACTAGATAAAAAGTATTCTGCTGAAAAATTGATACTAGGAAGTAGcctttaaaaaggaaggaagttTGAATGAGATAATTCTGCTGAACAGTTAATACtatgaaatgcttttatttttgcactgtAAGTGCTTATGAGTATATAAGCTGCATGCACTGTAAGTATTATATATAATGGAAGGGAACTACACATGTTCTTGTTTGCTGAGCTTATTTCCAGGCACTTGTGTTTCACAATTGAAAACGCTGTCTTAATCATGCCTTACttttaaactataaatatatttaccaCTTTTTGTGTACCACTTTTGGTCtctgaatgaatgtgttttaaagagaaCCAACACATCAAAAGTAATAGGCATAGTTTGTTTcatgctgctctctgctggtcaAACATTTGAAGTAGTTTATCATGTAAAGCAGTCATTTCACATCATTGTCCAGACTCCTTTCTTCTCCAGTAGGCAGCGCTACTACACTGTTAATAAAATGTAACCTGAAGGATAAATGAACCCTTTCACTGTGTATCTGTTTTAGCAGTCATGTGATAGTGTATACTGACCGAATAAATACTTCTTGAATTTTTCAATACAAGCTTAAACACCAATTGTTTGTTGGgatgttatatattttactaATGTCAATTTCATATCTAGTGTCTGTTCACAATCTGTAGTGTGTATCCTGTGCAGCTGTCTATCTTTGCCAGAAGATGTTTCAATCTCAGTGGGACCTTTCAATAGGGTTAAATGAATGCTTATTAAAAATCAAGGAATTCATTgactaataaaataataaactacgGGACAGCCAGCAGTTCAAGCAATGCTTAATATACGACATCACAGAAAGCCCACTTACTTAcctatattcatatttttacacGTACTGCAGCTTTTGTTCTGCATTCTGCATGTTCACATGTAATGCAGTAAGGTCCGACAATGACGTTAATTATACTTTAGGAGATGACTCGTGTAACTCCCTCGATGCACAGGCAGACACAAGTGGTTTTCTTGCTACTGGTTTATTGAAGACTTCTCTCCATGTTCACCGTGAAAACTAACAGTATTGACAAGAACATATATAAATCATGTTAGCATAAAATAACATCATGCACATGTGGACTTAACATTTTAACaagtaaaatacacacagacaaaacaaaaaaaaaacctcgtTGGCTGAATGTTACAAAAGGGAATTGTCTTTGGGTCTTCCTTACTATCcttcaaatctgtttttttttaatcactaaACTTTTCACCGGTGCATACGGTGCTAGCCGCTTGCTTCCTTTCAAAGTCTCACTCATCTCGCGAGAGCAGCCCGACtgagctttcaaaataaaagtccttcaaCTAGTAATGCACAGatacaatttaaatacattCTCAATAAAGAAATTGGTCtcagaaaaggcaaacaaattATGCACCCACTAAATGGCAACAGTTACAACTCGTGTTCAAAGGCGATGCTAACAttattaagtaaaaataaaaaggccaaatgtaaaaatactgtaaaaacacgaaaaagatgaaaagaaaatacaaaaatatattcaaagttATATTAGCAAAATTCCTGTTTTGCACAATGTCCATTTTCAGATTTGTGTAGTACATTACTTAATTTGTTTATAGTTTGATATCTTGATGTGCTCATCACTTTAATATTGCAGATGGGAAAGAAGGAGGTAATTTAAATGAGTGACGTTTTATTACTGGTTTACCTGTGGTAAACCATATTTTGTGAGTTCATTTCTATGTCgtatttataatttaattcTGCGAGGTAACtacagctgtcaaataaatgtggCTTCTTTCTTGATCAAGTATAATATGCTCCTTACTGATACTAGAGTAGGAGTTGAAaatagcataacatggaaatactgaGGTCTTCTAAAGCTCAAAATTGTACCTGAGTACAGTAGTTtagtaaatgtaattagttaAATTCAACCACTCTCTAGCCTATAGTGAAATAGATTATTGCACGTGACTGCACATCTATGACCTGATAAACTGGCATCACTCTACTTCGGCCCGCCCTACCGGTGTTTGGTATCTTGATCGTCTCGATACGCTACGTGAAATCACGTGACTGAGTGACATCACGCAGGTGTCAAAACAGGTCTATATGAAGAAGGCATGGCAGTAAAAACATCGACAGACAGCGCCACACCTGCGAACACTACTAGCTTTTTTGTGTGCAGTCATGGCTATTCGCACGCAATGTTTTCAACTGTTCCTTCTTTTGTGCTGCGTGCAGACCTGCCTGTCAGAGAAAGGTAAAATCCATCCGTTTATTTCCATCTCcgttattttcattgtattcaaAGAATGAACACAGATAAGCGTCCAAAAAGCGTTTTACTGACCTACATATTTCGGTTACAGGCCATGTTGGATGTTGTCGCCCTGATCGCGTTTAAGCTTGGTTATTCATTCAAAACCAGTCTGATACTCAATAATAAAAGTATATGCGAAGTGGAAGGTTGTTAAACCAGAAGACTTGGCTCAAAACCCAAAGTATAATGTAGAGAAAAGGCAAAACAGCTGAAAGGAACTGAATCTCGTTGtgtaatgcaaataaatacatactcAGGTCCTGTAAGTATATGTTTGAGGTTGGGGTGACACGTTGAAAACACCGCCTCCGATTCCCATTCATCGGCTCTACAAGATGCTATTACTTGAGAATtaaaattaaattttgatacTTCACTTCATATTATTACCGTTTTAagtttgttctttttctgtccatTAAAACTTTTggatgtttaatgtttgttgtaCAATAAAGGATTTAGTGTTTCCTTTTAATGTTTTAGAAACATGTTCCAACTTTCTAATCTAAATTATCTATTTAATAACAATTTTTTCACTTCTTCTTGAACTTGAATTATCATCACAAAGCTAAAAACCTGGCTGCGAAGCTACAAATATATGAATATCTTACGCAGTTTGATACATTGTTTAGCTTAAACTACACAACATTATATAAAGGAGATTCAAATAACACAACCTTCAACATCTACAGCAGTAAAATGGATCCTTTAAAACCtactcaaacaggaagtgatctgtttttctttctttttgttgttgttgcagaaaCTAACTACAAACTTTTAATTGAGTAAAATTTTAAATGCAGCACTGAGTTAAACATGTTGTTAAATTTGTAGTATGATCCAGAAGATCTCGTTAACTGGTTGCACTTCTGCTTTTAACAATTTTTCTTATCATGTTGTGACTCAGAGGACAGAGGCTTCACTGGTACAGAGACAAACGACGGGGTGTGGGTCAGCCCCCAAGCCCAAAAAGTCCTGAGCAGCAACCTCACCACCATCTTCCTCCCCATCATCTACATCATCGTGTTTGCTGTGGGGCTGCCTACCAACATCTTAGCAATCTGGGTGTTCCTCTTCCGGACCAAGAAAAAGCACCCGTCCTCCATCTACATGGCCAACCTGGCTGTGTCTGACCTGCTCTTCGTCATCTGGGTCCCCCTAAAGATAGCATACCACTTCAACAGCAATGACTGGCTCTACGGAGAAGGGTTGTGCAAAGTTCTTGTGGCATTTTTCTACGCCAACATGTATTGCTCCATCGCCTTCATCGCCTGTATAAGTGTTCAGCGTTACTGGGCCGTGGTCCACCCGCTCTCCCAGCACCAGAAGGATAACCGTGTAGCCATCGGCATCTCCGGTATGATCTGGTTGTTGGTGTGGCTCATCACAATCCCTCTGTACCTGTACGACCAAGAGGTACATATAACCAACCTCAATATCCACACCTGCCATGACGTCACCAGGCCCAGTCAGAAGAAAATTGCTGCAGGCTACTTCCTGACAATGGGAACTCTGGGATTTGTCGCTCCCTCCATCGTGATCATCATATCCTACGTCCTCATGCTCAAGTCTTTAAGGAACAGCATGGCGGACCCTGCCATCGCAAAGAAGCGCAAAAAGGCTGTGGTGTTGATCATCACAGTGCTGGTGATGTTTTTAGTGTGCTTCACGCCCAGTAACATCATGCTGCTGGTGCACTACATCCTCCTATTGGGAGAGGCTCGAAACAATCTGTATGGATTTTACATCACCACTCTGTGCTTGGCGAGTCTCAACAGCTGCTTCGAcccttttgtttattatttcatcTCTGAGGACTTCAGGCAGCATGTGAAGAACACGTTCCTCTGCAGGAGtgagaggacagtggagagaaTGAGGGTCTCCTTCAGTGCCCTCAAATACTCCAAGAAGAACAACACTTACACATCTAGTTCAGGGAACACTCAGAGCACCGAGTGCTAGTACCTTGTTTTTTAATTCCTCATTATTAAACTTTCCTCTGGTATCAGCtaacatggattttttttttgatttgaCTTCTTTCATCTCAGGGTGAAAACTTTAGAGTCGTCTGTGGCAAATAAATTCTACAAGCTACAAGCTGTCTAAGTTActgcttctgttttttaaaaatatattttgtaaaaatatttaaatgcttttatatCTTAGCACTCTCCTGATGCAGTCTTCTGCAGTGTTATTTGATTTCATGGGACATAATAACATTAAACTTTGGtatttcttttgtaaatgtgtgaaatattttaGACTTGGCTGTTTATTGAAAGGAATTAATTGTCTTAAGTATAGAGACCTTACATTTTGCATCTTGTGTGGTAAAAGCCTGACACATGAATTTATcttgtatatgtttttaaagtatgTATTTCTACTTGTTTAACCTTATTGTTAACGTTTGTCAATAAAAGTTTAAagaacctttatttttttcgtACTCTCTGCAGACCCTGACTAGTCTTCAAcaggttttaatttttttaattttttgccTGCCAgagtaaaatacaaatgttagcGACGGCATGTTTTTGTATCCAATTCCAGGCTGTCAGGGCATGCTGTGTATCTCTAAATTAAACATAGGGTTGTTGTGAAACTGGATTGTTTTGCAGGATGCTGTTTTATCCTTTGTACTATTTGTATTCGGTTACATTACCTCTGCTTTTGTTGTCAGACAGGCAATTGTAAAGGTTAAGCTACAGTTcctcattttcaaaacaaatttcGTGTTCAACCTTTGCTGTAAATTCCCTGTTCATTGT
Coding sequences within:
- the LOC134868231 gene encoding LOW QUALITY PROTEIN: proteinase-activated receptor 1-like (The sequence of the model RefSeq protein was modified relative to this genomic sequence to represent the inferred CDS: deleted 1 base in 1 codon), yielding MWLPLWAGKLTSEQRNVSPADPADCGRISTLLHSLVLMNRRNHLKEGRETRLNGLSTFHISPPVFVASFLSSNMFSMCPKTLLLLLVCAASAAANNVSKLVRTFSAFPSATDEPIEMDDYDTGVDIKINGSRRVQICYVPASRGLEISEEALAFLTGHVSTILIPSFYTLVCLISVPINICAVLAFARRIRPKKPAAIYMLNLACADLLFAVLLPFKISYHFGGNNWIFGALMCRVVTAAFYWNMYCSVLLIACISVDRLLAVVYPIDSLSWRRPRNANLACVCMWILSLAGSVPLVLSNQTVHVRELDITTCHDVQPVTELIWNYKIYFITLCCVLFFLPLLITVVSYARVIWSLSRVPRGVPGRSRRRSRAVVMALTVLVMFVLCFTPTNCLLLAHYLQFHEGVDKSQEAPDGSYAVYLVFMCLGSLNCLLDPMVYYFGSSQCQRQLSSALRCQKLTEVCSSSKSSSNSCRSSSGTILKSSHEDSSKISTQSTKMDSFQANLHSQYKKLLV
- the f2rl1.1 gene encoding coagulation factor II (thrombin) receptor-like 1, tandem duplicate 1; protein product: MAIRTQCFQLFLLLCCVQTCLSEKEDRGFTGTETNDGVWVSPQAQKVLSSNLTTIFLPIIYIIVFAVGLPTNILAIWVFLFRTKKKHPSSIYMANLAVSDLLFVIWVPLKIAYHFNSNDWLYGEGLCKVLVAFFYANMYCSIAFIACISVQRYWAVVHPLSQHQKDNRVAIGISGMIWLLVWLITIPLYLYDQEVHITNLNIHTCHDVTRPSQKKIAAGYFLTMGTLGFVAPSIVIIISYVLMLKSLRNSMADPAIAKKRKKAVVLIITVLVMFLVCFTPSNIMLLVHYILLLGEARNNLYGFYITTLCLASLNSCFDPFVYYFISEDFRQHVKNTFLCRSERTVERMRVSFSALKYSKKNNTYTSSSGNTQSTEC